DNA sequence from the Uloborus diversus isolate 005 chromosome 1, Udiv.v.3.1, whole genome shotgun sequence genome:
ACCAGTTGGAAGAATCCAGATGAGGACACGGCGCACACTCAGAGGCCACTTGGCTAAGATTTATGCCATGCATTGGGGATCCGATTCAAGGTAATATCTtggcaattaaagaaaaaatggaaaaaagtttttggttagtgaaattttgtcaaattaatACAGTGAGACCCTGATCaaccaagtgatttttttaaccaagtcattaattaaaatcagtttattttattttcataaattaattttgcatttttagaatgtgttgtgcTAAAATTAACTACACTGCATAATGCAGTTAGAGATATTGAGACAACTTAGCATTGAAAAACACTGATaattatcgagagttgactgtgcGTACTaccacttattttttttacttagtcaCATGTAACTGGAATAAAGAATACCCACATTGGAGACAGTccttaatcttttattttagatttaaagTTGGAATTTCTGTAAAATACAAGAattattcacaaaattttatttgatctCTGATGTCATAGTCAGCTTTTCATACCTATTCCTGGTGCTTAGCAAAagcaaaatgattatttttgacCTGTTCAACTATAATAACTTgaacatttacattgaaaatgttaatggtttttttttgatGTACGGTATGAGCTTAAAGTTCTTACACTGTTGAGAAAACTTAAAGTGCTTGGAAAAAAAGATCagtttcaagtgcttgaaaaccttaaataagttttaaaattcagtaTAGTACTTGAATTCTTTAGATTTATTCTATTGTGCTCAGGGtcggcaagtttctgccgaggcggttaaaaccactggtagaaaccggttaaaaccggcatggcaaaaaccactttctgccactttgcggcagaaactggcaaaaactcacaaaatgaaaaataaattcttgataaacaatagaaaatgcatgggaaaaataaataattgttaatcactgtaattttattacaaaattatcacaattcaaaatcatatgttacatttttggaccctgcaattgcctcttagaaaaggtggtttcaaaaatctaaacaggttctcactttaatatgcacaaatgagaaattttagaatattcttgaaacagagagctagcagacaatgcatcaaaaagcaagcaatgttcgtgaaactttcatctattgtatataacaggtccaccatgtagtaactggggttgtggtaaaaatttgactggaaaaataagttttgagaaatggggctaatttgttttgtaaagctgtgacattaggtacaaaatctaggcaagtaaaattctagcactttctttttgaagcacatgacatgataatttcaatcacaaacaatttagaggaagcatagaagtgagcaaattaaaatcagtaatgtctgttttaattctgtatgtcactcctctttcctaaacacccctgtatgattttttatccgtTGTTAAActaatccaaatactacgagcctctgcaattgataagttccctttctgaactaaatcaagggcactagcattggattttatttttttttaatgatgaaatgatgtttaattttttaatttacttaaacaaatatcatttactaattacttgagttattaaagatatttttaagtttttgccagtttctgccggtttttaccggttataaccagtttctgccactggcacggcaaaaaccagtttctgccggcagaaagccaaccctgattgtgcttaaattctttgaaaaacatactattttaattactaattttcactaaatttcttaaaaagtgTGCTATGTGCAAAACACATGctttgaaaaattacttcctgtgtTTGAGATATTAACCTTTTTACAACTTGTAAATTGTTGAAGATTTATGGGTTGGAAATTATTTGACTTATGCTAACCGAATAGTAGTATAGAAACAGCATGATGCTGCAACAGGTGTtgcagattcttgagaaagtctgcagacaatttttcatttggagaagaagaaaaaaaaagaaacatagggaaaagaatgAAGTTGTAAATTCTGCAAATGCAAAGTTGTATTTCCAGGATTAAAATCTGCAGCTCCTGTACTTTAGAATGTTGACAAAAGTCGCCAGATAATGCAATGTGCCTTACTACTCTGCAATATATGACCTGCAAATCAATGACACAAAAAACCATGCCTATATTGGAAtagctttatatatttttaatgcatgttttttgaTATCAATTATTGCATATACTAATGAGAAAATGAGTATGCTGTAAAGAGAAAGCAGGTGCTGCACAAATAGAGTATAATGCTAAGATTGCAAATCAAATACTATGTTTTCAACTAGTACAGAcattcccaaacttcagacctccgcggaccccCTTCCGGAAAAATTACGGACAtcgcagacccccccccccccctttggcaTGCGTGCAAAAAACTTGAATGAGGCTtgaaaagtgtcaaatttcaatcaaaaaatagtATCTTAAGTGTCTCAATGATTGACTTTTGTTTAATGTAGTTTTATAACAAAATGAACTTGGTTATGTAGACAAAATTAATGTGTAGTGGGTTTACTTCCGAGGGGGAGGTGGGCTGCTGTGTTCTACGTGTACTTAAGCatgaacttttttattcctcataaatttgctttctttttgaattaaattatcgTTACTCGTGCTTCAATCTCAACTGCTgggttttagctggatagcatcGCGGACCCACGGGGGTCTTCGGACCACAGTTTGGAAACTCTAAACTAGTAGAAGCCGAACGTGAGCACTTTTGTAACAAATGAATATattgatttttaacttaaaaaattaatgacttAGAATTTAGTTCAGTTAAAAATTTACCAGTTTGTATGAAAAGGCTACTCAAAATTTTTTGctgctttggaaaaaaaaaaagttgctgtacTCATTCAAAGTTGCTTGCAAAGCTGCTTCTCATAAAAACTAGTATTTAAAGcattgtaaaatattaacaatgtcTTAGAGTGATGTTTTGAAAGATCAGGTTGTTAGATAACTTATCGTATCTTAAAATCCATTTATGGTGTAGAATATGGTCATCATATTCTACATATTCTATGTACCCAATTATTAAAGCCTACCAATCTTCTGTTCATTTTGAACATGTTATCTtgcattttaattatatttttaaaactcctCATTCTACTTTTAAGGCTCTTGatgcttattaaaaaaattttttatggcTAATCTAAAGCAGATTTGCCTTGCAGACTGATAAAAGAATTTCTACCACAAGGCCTCATATTAGttgattttatgttttaaacaCTTTCCATTGCAactcattaaaaattttgaaatataacaaAAGAACACTGAGTGGGTTTAATTGATCATTCATTGGTGGGTGGGTTCATTGAACCAAAATTTTACAGTCATAAGTTTCTTTTGTAGGGGTGGTGCTTGTTCACATAGCCCATCTAAGGCACGGaaggaaaaaatgttgtttacatattcaaaaatgaatgtaaatgtttttcagaaaaaatggtTGACTTTTTTAGTGCTAACTAAAACTTTTTATATCTttagaaaattacatttttgagtttaaaaattgGAATGGTTTCAGCAACTAATTTAACCAACAGAACTTTTTaactaaataactttttaattcaaattgcAATTTTCTACTATGTTTTTTTATATGATACAACTTTTTGTTTTAGATATCTTGTGTCGGCTTCCCAAGATGGCAAGCTTATAGTTTGGGACGCATACACAACTAACAAGGTTTGAATTTAAATCATTCATGCATGTTTATAGTGTAATTTAATGACAAGTTAGTTTACTCCAAATTTTTAGGAAGATGTTAACATTTTATTCAGGAGCTGGAGCTCTAAATTTTGCTCTTCTCCCGggttgcattattattattattttttaataatcttgaattatttttgttgctattttttttttctttttatagatcagaaattataattattatctgGCAACCGGTGGCTGGGAGACACTTTTAATTCTGTagccacttttttaaaaattagttattgttTTTTCCATGGCTTCTTTTTTTAGTGAAAGGATTAAAGCTATCAGGGCCAGAGAATACTGAAGTAGTGTTGTAGataaatattttggaatttaaagatatcttattgttattttgtCATAATTGTAGCCTGCCattggaaatttaaaagaaaagaaaggaatttaaaaaacaatctaTTTAGTAGAATActttatcaaatgaaaaaaactgaagaacaaaacatttttattcaaatctaTTAAatctattatattatattttgtttATGGTTTCTCTTCTACAACAATCTAacatttaaaaatgcttatacaCAGAGTTGTCAATTGctacaaaaaaatcagtttctatgAACTGCTGTCTTGAACTACAATGTTATGAAAAAAGGTATTAAACAAGTCCCTAATAAGAAACATTTCAATCAGTTCAGATGATATCCGTATTATTAATCATTTAGATAATATTGCTTTTGTGCTTAGTAATGTtccaaatttttctttgaaaataaacaaaatgaatttatcataataaattctaaaaaaataaaaaagcaaatattttttcaaaataaattagtgTGTCgtattgtaaatttaaaaatcattggtTGTGACTTACATTTGTGATTAAAGCGTCcctttttacccccccccccctttaatccATACAAAACTAGGCTACTAACTGAGATTTttaaaagttggcagctctgtttatgcaaatacagtaaaattgCTGGAGCCATAGCCTATTATCCAAGAGCAGAGCTGGAGATTTGGTTGATGTTGCAGTGAAGTGCCATccttgaagtaaaaaaataagtatattaaAAGACTTCAGAgaaatttcttgttttatttaacaaGATTCAGAAGGATTTAATGCTTCCTActgtgttattgtaaaaaaaaaagcttaattttccTCAGTGCTACCTTCTGCCACTGATGACTTCACAAAATTTGGCTTTGTATACTGTTTTTTATTTGCATAgacttgtcagttatgtcgcggGAAGGTAAATtacagtatctgtagaaatgaggttttgaggtatttgaagaaatgaGTTCTGGATTCTATACTAACAGTAGGGAAaggttagaattaatttttttttttttttttttgtgcttattttcagctgaaatcaaataagcatgcttgtacaataaagttgaAGTGCAATAGattataaaaaagcaaaaaaaaaattcagttaccgggctttaccttcccatggcagaGTTATGAGTGTACATCCTTTTCATCTTTtacattgaattttttcaatgtatatttgaaTCTGATAACaatttattgtgtttttaaagGTGCATGCGATTCCCTTACGTTCAAGCTGGGTAATGACTTGTGCCTATGCTCCTTCTGGAAGTTATGTGGCCTGTGGAGGTCTTGACAATATATGCTCTATATACAGCCTCAAGACTCGTGAAGGCAATGTGCGAGTCAGTCGAGAGCTTCCTGGCCACACTGGTTACTTGTCTTGTTGCCGTTTTCTAGATGATAACCAAATAGTCACAAGTTCAGGAGACATGACTTGGTAAGTGGAATAGTATTTGGTAAATGAAGTGAAAAGGAAATTATTTCTGTGATTTACACAGCATTACTCTAATTGTGTTTTGTCTTTATGAAGGAAtgctgaaaataaaaggaattaaaaaaaaatctatcagatGTTGAGTGCAACAATTTCATCTGTTGGAAcagataattttattatttaattcaataaattatttttttttaaagttcatttacCAATTATTGAACAATTAAATTTGTTAACTATTCGGTTGCAGAATACTGAAGTATTCGACCGGACTGAATGTTTGGTTTGCCTGCCGAATATGCAGTATTCCGAATACCaaccgaatattcggtgcatATTTATCCAGCACAGATTTCTTCCCTTTTTGCCAAGCAGTTATAATTCCTGTTACTGTTATCATCCATAATTATTGACCAAGGAATGTTTTTGATTTGGTGTATGTTAGTTTCTTTCTCTCTGTCTCTACCTCCTCCCTCTCTTTAACGATATCGAAAGGAATAAATTGTTttccctaaaagaaaaaaatcttattgagATAGGATCTTGGCATGATAGGAAGTTTGGTAAATTGGCATTTGGGTAAGCTTTGTTGCATAATAGTTTTAGTGgataaaaaactttattcagtGGTTCGAATTCTGCACCTAATTCAAATTCTTGATTCATCCTTGAAATCTTGTTTAACGAAAGGAAATTTTCTTTCCCTAAACACTTATATTTGTGCACACTGTAACATACCATGGCGTAATTCATGTCAATTTAGCAAGGAAAGAAGtcttactttcagtttttgaatttaatatatgtTTAAATTCAGCAAAAAGTAAGTAACagacatatttttgtttttccaagaaaaaatccTGGCCATCGCACAGCCCTCCAAAGATAGCAACCCGGACTCCATTTTTTCAATTGCAATgttctacaaatttttaaaactgctttATCTCTGAAACTgtgtgcaataatttttttttttaagataattttctcTGAAACTAGTAGAAGAAAAGGAGGCtatttctcagaaaataatttcaatttttcacagaaaaagggtttttatgattgaatagtcttttctttgtgccacggaattttttcagatttttaaaattatttctataccctatggaatttttaaaaaagtcttcaattgttcacatgtgcccttatagggggaggggggcagatgtgaacacgattgaaaaatgcaggataaacatatttcaacgaaaaaatcaTTATAATAAAGCATGTACGTATATAGTAAGTACATTCCAGGTCTTGTAACCTATACTGTCATTTTGAATTGCATAGTAGTTattaagaaaatatgtttttctgaATTACCGAACCctgctcattttcaaattttaaagtttcatagcatgttttAACCAATAGATCGacgagaaatttttttataagactactgaacaatacaaagaatattttattatgtaaagtatatTCTTGCTATATAGTGTGTTTAAGCCTCATACAggatatgatgatgaattttattttccGTGCAAATATTGTATACCACTAAATTTTTaaccaactatttagtaattaacaaattgaaaaaataataaaataaataattagtaattatgtaataattaacaataaatgtacaaactgattgcagcagaacaataattataaatctctacaataattataaatctctacatctcttttaacacttataatgaGCGTACACTAATATCATATGTACGGAGAGGGATTGggagctgttcacatgtgcccctacatgttgcgttcacaagtaccccggcatctaccttagaactaattttcaaaaataaagaatttttaatttaattacaaagtttaaacattgacaaatttacgtgaatgttcttaaaatggtttgcaataattaaatttagcttattaattagtttaaaatatgtttttatatgaAGAGGACAGTGATAAAAGAACATCAGCatttgctaaaacaaagaagttgtcaccacaggaacataaactggctccttgcttGTTAAATAGTAGGGCTGATACtgctattacttgagaattttttgagatttttcgcttgatgttatcctagtaaaacataccatgatcACATGTtacccccttttcccctactctttttcattgaaactatGTGCACCATTTAGAAatgatatttcaattttttcttactacagccttttgaaaaaaaaattttttttttttttgaatttgtttcaaaattgctaaattaaaaactttgttttattgTTGATCCAGTACCAATGAGTACTACATTCCCTGAAAAGAAGTACTTCCACTTATaagtttaacagattttagaggcatttgaaaaaatgagtttttttttaaaaactatatgaaAATTTAcacttgaaaattcaaatttttatttagtagCAAGTGGGcttgaagacacttttaaatgagTTATTTAGTAGCATGGTACATGTTCAGTTTTAGTTGCTGATTCATCCAAGAGTTGTATTTTTCAGACCCTCCCCCCAGGCTTGGGTGGAGGACACCACATGCAACTTACCCTTTGATTCTTAGAACGCCGTTTTATCCGTAAAATGGCGCCCTGATTGCCTTTTTGTTCATGAACTGGCACCCTATTGATTTGAGATTCTTACTAGGAAAAGAAAGGGAGCCAGTGTCCCCTCCCCTTGTTTTTCCTACAGTGTCTTTCTTCTGAGTGAAAATAGAATATCCTCCCCTTCACTCTCCTATCAACTTGGATTGCCATTGAGCTGAGTATGAGAAAAGCATGCCTACCATTATCAGTTACCACAAGGGATAAAAAGTGGCCTGAGCATTGTAGAGACTAATCAATGTTCTTCCAAGGACTTTTCACTTTGGGAACACTACTGATAAGCCACTGCTGAATTCTCAGAATCACTTCCTTACTCCTTACCTAAGGGTTTGCATCCCCTCTTATTCAATAATggaggcaagggggggggggagtacactaGTTTACAGCAAAGAATACTGGCTGTCATACTTCCTCCTTATTTCTTTATGACAAAGGAAGTGTTTCTTTGTCCAATTGACATGTGGTTCAAGATAATTCTAACTCTTCTCTTCCAGCCAGATAAATGTAAGTTAGCTCTGccttttataatttttcattcaaattcaagTTTCTAGTAGTGCTTttgcattttcaattaaaattaagcAGGTGCACTGGAGGGTCACAAATCCACCAACCTGAAATCTACCAACGTCCAAAATCCGCATCATATAttccgtttttttaaattttttttggcgttgcgaatttcatttttactttaaatttaatattatttcagtATATAACAATCTAAATTGCGATTATTTGCTGAAGCAGTTATTTTTGTGCATAATTTGTGGTTAATAtgttctgttttattattatgcattaCACGCACGGCGAGCATTTTTTGGTCTGAAAAATAAGTTTGTATTTTTGCTCAGTATACGTCATATTGTGTGTtactgaaaaaataagaaatatcgaAAACCGAAAGCAGATTCTAAAAGATTGCTACAGAtatacagcaaaacgctaatattttGTGTGACAGGTGgcataaaaaaaaacgtaaaaatatttcaaaaatacaaaaaattcagCATGCAGAAGCCAAATGTGGATTATATTGGACATTTCAGTTGAAAACAAATGacttaactattgaaaataaataccaaGTGCTTTCAAACTGGCACTGTTTTTTGGTTCTTGTTTCCTTATGGTGGTGGTTAGTCCAAGAGCAATTTATTACTTTTGAAGGAAGAAGTTTTTTAAGTTACAGCTAGTAACAGCTGAAAGAATTAGTTTacatagtttttttaaagatgattatAAACTATTCAATTGTCCTAGGAAGTAATTGATGAATGTTTCGAAGTTTTTATTGTTGCCATACTAAGACATTTGAACCCAGGAGTAACAGTATATATTCTACGACTATACCCACTAAAtcttttagtttcgaaaaaaaagtgcCCCTTTTTAATCCTGGGGGAAGCTCTATTTTTTGTGAGAAACAATCTTGAGCCGATTTGCTGGCTGAAACCTTAATGCTGATACTTTTCTCTACATTCAACCTTTTAGAGTAGTGccaaaagattgcatttttgttTTCACAAAAACAAAAGTCCTGGATCAAGttacaatttaaaatgaaaatggctATATAACTAAATGAAGAGTTTTCTAGCCACCACTTGCTTCTAAATACGATATTGAATTTTCAAATCCACTTTTACATATACGGTTTCTCTAAacaatcatctttttttttttccaagtaccTATGAAACCTGTTAAATTCAAAAGTGGGTGCTTTCTTTTTCAGGGAATGTAGTACTCACTGGTACTgattaaccattaaaaaaataaacattttaagtttgcatttctgcaaaaaaaaaaagaaattagcatTTTGattcaaactttgaaaaaaaaaaaattattttcaagaggctgtagctgaaaaaataaattattccaaatTTGAGTTTTTCAAATGGTGCATGTAGTTTTTATAGCTATAATTAAAatcttgaccaaaaaaaaaaaaaaacgaaaacctaTTGAAGATCTTGCACTATTCCAAACATGAAGCAATTAAAATAGTTGTCGTTAATCACAATTGAAAATCGGACCCCAGATTGTCTTCTTTGGCAATCTGTATTTCGGGCCAGGAATTTTTTTTCGGAAGCACAAAAATATGCCtttttgttacctttttttttataaattttatcataGGTTAAATGCAAAAGCTTCTGACACTGAAAGCAATCACCCTGCTTGAACTGACATGGTTTATACTACGTTCAAAATTAGGTCGACGTTTTTGTTGATTTGGAAACTAAGATGTTAGAAGGTAGAAATAATTGATAAAGAacaatttcttacttttttaccAGCTACAGGGGGAAAAAAGCCTCCCCCCCTTTCCGATCACACAGATCTTTTGCTCTGAAACAGATGGAGTTCTCTTATAAATTTAATCTCCTGTAAAAAAATCTCAATCATGTTTAAAATGAAGTACTTAATCCTTTTGTACCCtcattcttttaaacattttcggCTTCGTTTTGAGTGAATTTCTCTCTCCCCCTCTTTTGCCTGTGTAACCTACCAGGTGTCTTGCTGTTCTGGCCAATAATATGAATCTATTGCTTCATGAATGCATATGAGGTTGATTTGTAtaccattttcaatcaaagaaATCTCGAGAACATGAATAAATCTTATTTGTTGTTATATCAATTGATAAATGTTGCTTCTTTTTTTTAGTGCCCTTTGGGACATAGAAACTGGGCAACAGTGTACTTCTTTCACCGGGCATACTGGAGATGTTATGTCACTGTCTTTATCACCAGATATGCGCACATTTGTGTCTGGTGCATGTGATGCCTCAGCAAAAGTATGTATTTAGATTATGACaacattttgttgaaatattttgtattttaaatgtttttattaacatGCATTCATGTATCCTTTACTTAATTTGAGAACTGACTGGAGCTCAATTGTATCGACATATTTAAATTCAACACAGCTCCTATTCTTAGCTTCCTCTGGGGGGAATCGTTGTAGATAATAAAGATTTAGACTAATTGTCTATGAATATTAGTGCTTGAATACAGTTGGGATCTCGCACTTTTTTGTTACAGATTAAGCCTTGTATGTGTATTGAATGTTCACGTTTTTGATTTCAAGCTTTAAGCAAGAAAAATCCTCCTCCTTAGAAATGGATTAGTTTCAAAATGCAATTTCAATGACTTTTAGATAAGGAAAGTTGTTTCatagtttcttaaattttcgcaaaATAAGTTTGTAACAATGAGGGAGTTGACAGGATGAATTTCATTAAAACGTCAAAGAAATGATATCAATAACACAACATGCATCTAATAAAAAATCAGTGTGAAATTTGTTTCTAAGGCAGTGAAAGCCATGGGAAAAAAAGGTTAATCCAACATTACAAAAACCACCAGATGGTAAATACCAtgcttttaaatcattttcaagcaaaatgaaaaaaaaaagttttacaccaACAGATCTATATGTAAATTGGAATACTTGATGGAAAAAGTGTTTAGCCATGTTAATCTTTCATTTCCAAAAGCACCCCATGAAAAGAGAATAGTTATAAACCACCTAATTTCATTGCTCTCTGTCAGGGATACAACATATTATTATAAAACTGTCCAGTATCATGTCCCACCGACCAGgttattcaaaatttaacaaatgcACCAATAAAAAAGAATGGAAGCATACCGTACTATTAGTTtaacaagaaaattaattttccccctcccccttttcatggtatagtagaccctcgttttacgcgggtttattttatgcggtttTGATTATACACGGttcaagatttgacacctttatttcattttacgcagatgcggcaatgcaaacagataaaattttcccctccctctttcaaaatccaaactcctaaatcCCCAAACTCCTTgtagattacacgtaataaactgcattttggcatgctaataatcgagcttaggCTAGCAGagacattttatataattgattccaaagctctttccagaagtaaagttattaaactcacacagtttagaaattcactggaagaagagcttttaggaatgACCAAGgtggccaaaaccaacgaggatacttaCATCGgtgacacaaccaaaaacgttcaaattgaaaattttgagccattcctggaaaatagaaatgatctttctgatttgttagtgagggaagattctatcatggaaatgtgtGTCGCAAGGGgtcatggatgcattaatgctccgcaaagaattacagaaaataattcttaatgactgccataagactatcattgccagctcctctttataaacagaacacaaaattaatatttcctttatgcatgttgtgtataaaaagttataagtacgcattaaacttatacaattagtcatcactggaatgaagtagttttttatctacagaacctaacccctatttcaaCCCTACTAAGTCTCAATATACGTGGTTTTGATTTacgtggcatttccgtggaacgtaaccccctcGTAAAATAAGGGTCTACTGTAATTGTATGTGAATACTCTGAAGTACTAAACTAATTATTCtagaataaagtaagtaaaaattataaagttGCTATTATTTAAAACTTCTCTTACATTTGCAATCTTGTTATCAATccggggtctgtccaggatttttcacagggtccgttttttgtgaaaaatcaaatgattttgtgaaaaatgaattaattttgtgagaaatcaaaaaatttcgcaaaaaaaaaaaaaatttgtcaaaacaaaattttagaatttagagatggcacaaacggcatcaattaaacttaaagttgagtgttttcctcttctacgtcgagaaaatcattctggatttttttttttgatatttggcgggggggggggggggagcatcgctgtttcaagtatcaatatttatctactattctacattatgttaaattatactagatatatttctgtacagtacttaaaataattgtaacaaaaacatgaataaataaaataaaattcagaatagggttca
Encoded proteins:
- the LOC129234115 gene encoding guanine nucleotide-binding protein G(I)/G(S)/G(T) subunit beta-1, yielding MNELDSLRQEAETLKNTIRDARKAACDTTLVQATANMEPVGRIQMRTRRTLRGHLAKIYAMHWGSDSRYLVSASQDGKLIVWDAYTTNKVHAIPLRSSWVMTCAYAPSGSYVACGGLDNICSIYSLKTREGNVRVSRELPGHTGYLSCCRFLDDNQIVTSSGDMTCALWDIETGQQCTSFTGHTGDVMSLSLSPDMRTFVSGACDASAKLWDIRDGMCKQTFPGHESDINAVTFFPNGYAFATGSDDATCRLFDIRADQELAMYSHDNIICGITSVAFSKSGRLLLAGYDDFNCNVWDSMKAERAGVLAGHDNRVSCLGVTEDGMAVATGSWDSFLKIWN